From one Bacteroides eggerthii genomic stretch:
- a CDS encoding tetratricopeptide repeat protein, translating to MAEQKKTNEALNVEDALTQSEAFLIKNKKAIIGAILAIIIIIAGIVMYKNLYAEPREEKAQAALFKGQEYFEADAFAEALNGDSIGYVGFIKIADQYSGTDAANLAKAYAGLCYAHLGKFDEAVKALDSFDGNDQMVAPAMKGAMGNCYAQLGQLDKASSMLLKAADEADNTTLSPIYLKQAGEILVKQGKYDDAIKAYTSIKEKYFRSYQAMDIDKYIEQAKLLKK from the coding sequence ATGGCAGAACAAAAAAAGACGAATGAAGCCTTAAACGTGGAAGACGCACTTACACAATCAGAGGCATTTCTCATCAAAAACAAAAAGGCAATTATCGGTGCTATTTTAGCTATAATCATTATTATAGCAGGTATAGTAATGTACAAAAACCTCTATGCGGAACCTCGCGAGGAAAAAGCACAGGCAGCCCTTTTCAAAGGACAAGAATATTTTGAGGCTGATGCTTTTGCAGAAGCTTTGAACGGTGACAGCATCGGTTACGTTGGCTTCATCAAGATAGCCGATCAATATAGCGGCACAGATGCAGCCAACCTTGCAAAAGCATACGCAGGCCTTTGCTACGCACACCTCGGCAAATTTGATGAAGCCGTAAAAGCATTGGATAGCTTCGATGGAAACGACCAAATGGTAGCTCCCGCCATGAAAGGCGCCATGGGTAATTGCTACGCTCAGCTCGGTCAGCTCGACAAAGCATCTTCCATGTTGCTGAAAGCTGCTGATGAAGCAGACAACACCACACTCAGCCCTATTTATCTGAAACAGGCCGGAGAAATCTTGGTTAAGCAAGGTAAGTATGATGATGCTATCAAAGCATATACTTCCATTAAGGAGAAATACTTCCGCTCATATCAGGCTATGGATATTGATAAATACATCGAGCAGGCTAAACTGTTGAAGAAATAA
- a CDS encoding DUF4847 family protein, producing MKKRINIKSIGYVLMMLTMLLGFSACNNEDDVMEIFNDKTWKLSRITTEKGKEQFYQGLWSNEAEEKASRELLKITENFTLNFNCADVNGEVTGTVSAHAVKANISDAILKIDGKEHTISISGKAYGSESDKLAKVFISGLFNVFKYEGDVHNLTLYFKDGNTTKVMGFTAR from the coding sequence ATGAAAAAGAGAATAAATATAAAATCAATAGGCTATGTCCTGATGATGCTGACCATGTTACTTGGTTTCAGTGCTTGCAACAACGAAGACGACGTAATGGAAATCTTCAACGACAAGACTTGGAAACTGAGCCGCATAACTACTGAAAAAGGAAAGGAACAGTTCTATCAAGGTTTGTGGAGTAATGAGGCTGAAGAGAAAGCCAGCAGGGAACTGCTCAAGATAACAGAAAATTTCACATTGAACTTCAACTGTGCCGATGTGAACGGCGAGGTGACCGGTACGGTCAGCGCCCATGCCGTCAAAGCAAACATCAGCGACGCCATCCTGAAAATAGACGGAAAGGAACACACCATAAGCATCAGTGGGAAAGCCTACGGCAGTGAAAGCGACAAGCTGGCAAAAGTATTCATCAGCGGCCTGTTCAATGTTTTCAAGTACGAAGGGGACGTGCACAACCTCACCCTCTACTTTAAAGACGGAAATACAACAAAAGTCATGGGATTTACAGCCCGCTAA
- a CDS encoding 5-formyltetrahydrofolate cyclo-ligase: MEKKKELRKRMALLKTLHKSTITHQSQSAEILAALEAHPAFRAASTILLYHSLPDEVDTHSFIRKWSAKKQILLPVVTGDDLELRVYTGPGDLATGAYGIEEPTGALFTDYDAIDFIVVPGVAFDRNGNRLGRGKGYYDRLLPRIPSAYKAGICFPFQIVEEVPAETFDIRMDEVITCE; this comes from the coding sequence ATGGAAAAGAAAAAAGAACTGCGCAAGCGTATGGCTTTACTGAAGACCCTTCACAAATCTACCATTACGCATCAGTCACAATCTGCTGAAATACTCGCCGCCCTCGAAGCCCATCCGGCTTTCAGGGCGGCAAGCACTATATTACTGTACCATTCACTGCCTGATGAAGTAGATACACACAGCTTCATCAGGAAATGGAGTGCGAAAAAACAAATATTGCTGCCCGTTGTCACAGGTGACGATCTGGAGCTTCGCGTCTATACCGGGCCGGGCGACCTTGCCACCGGAGCCTACGGCATAGAGGAGCCCACCGGAGCTTTGTTTACCGACTATGACGCGATAGACTTTATTGTCGTTCCGGGAGTAGCGTTTGACCGTAACGGAAACCGCTTGGGAAGAGGAAAAGGATATTATGACCGTCTGCTTCCCCGCATACCTTCCGCATACAAAGCAGGCATCTGTTTCCCGTTTCAGATTGTAGAAGAAGTCCCGGCGGAGACGTTCGACATCCGTATGGATGAGGTCATAACCTGCGAGTGA
- the recF gene encoding DNA replication/repair protein RecF (All proteins in this family for which functions are known are DNA-binding proteins that assist the filamentation of RecA onto DNA for the initiation of recombination or recombinational repair.) — translation MILKHISILNYKNLEQVELAFSPKLNTFFGQNGMGKTNLLDAVYFLSFCKSAGNPIDSQNIRHDADFFVIQGFYEASDGTPEEIYCGMKRRQKKQFKRNKKEYTRLSDHIGFLPLVMVSPADSALINGGSDERRRFMDVVISQYDKEYLDALIRYNKALAQRNTLLKNEMPVEEELFLVWEEMMAQAGEVVFRKREEFIKEFIPIFQSFYSFISQDKEKVGLIYDSHARDASLLEVLKESRTRDQIMGFSLRGVHKDELNMLLGDFPIKREGSQGQNKTYLVALKLAQFDFLKRTGATVPLLLLDDIFDKLDASRVEQIIKLVAGDNFGQIFITDTNREHLDRILHKVGSDYKMFCVEQGAVSEMAESQALNDEESEG, via the coding sequence ATGATACTGAAACATATATCCATACTCAACTACAAGAATCTGGAACAAGTGGAACTTGCCTTCTCTCCGAAACTGAATACTTTTTTCGGGCAAAACGGAATGGGAAAGACGAACTTGCTGGATGCTGTTTATTTCCTCTCTTTCTGTAAGAGTGCCGGCAATCCCATCGACTCGCAGAATATAAGGCATGATGCGGATTTCTTTGTTATTCAGGGATTTTACGAGGCCTCCGACGGTACGCCGGAGGAGATTTACTGTGGTATGAAGCGCCGGCAGAAGAAGCAGTTCAAACGGAATAAGAAAGAGTACACACGTTTGTCCGACCATATCGGCTTTTTGCCGTTGGTGATGGTGTCGCCTGCCGATTCGGCATTGATAAACGGAGGTAGTGATGAGCGTCGCCGTTTTATGGATGTGGTGATTTCACAGTACGATAAAGAATATTTGGATGCACTGATCCGCTACAACAAAGCATTGGCGCAGCGGAACACCTTGCTTAAGAATGAGATGCCGGTGGAAGAAGAACTTTTTCTGGTATGGGAAGAGATGATGGCACAAGCCGGTGAAGTGGTGTTCCGTAAGCGGGAAGAGTTCATCAAGGAGTTCATACCGATTTTCCAGTCTTTCTATTCATTTATTTCTCAGGATAAGGAGAAAGTGGGGCTGATTTACGACTCGCATGCTCGTGACGCTTCTTTGCTGGAGGTGTTGAAGGAGAGCCGTACGCGTGATCAGATTATGGGATTTTCCCTGCGTGGGGTTCATAAGGATGAATTGAATATGTTGTTGGGTGACTTTCCTATCAAACGGGAGGGTTCGCAGGGACAGAACAAAACTTACCTGGTGGCTTTGAAGCTGGCGCAGTTCGATTTCCTGAAACGGACGGGTGCTACGGTTCCGTTGCTATTGCTCGATGATATTTTTGACAAGCTGGATGCTTCGCGTGTGGAGCAGATTATCAAGCTCGTGGCAGGTGATAATTTCGGGCAAATCTTTATAACGGATACCAACCGGGAGCATCTGGATCGTATTCTGCATAAGGTAGGTAGCGACTATAAAATGTTCTGCGTAGAGCAAGGGGCCGTTTCCGAAATGGCGGAGAGCCAAGCGCTGAACGATGAGGAGAGTGAGGGATGA
- a CDS encoding TlpA disulfide reductase family protein: MKGRIMTICFLLTGGLLAGCSSTPKVPEGEFLMQGELTNVPDSTVILLLKENGNLLTTIQKDTVINGKFSFQDTISGVTPKKLFLLSNDKGFPGMLLNVWIQSGKYIHITGNDRLLPLWNVSSDIPQQKASNDFMALCSSERKRIMQWTAQEYDLFRLEKEQGLDWKKIDSLRALRNPLDSLVYMAELNYMKKAPITPVWLDKYQLFCSFLQYNQKFGNQDLIRSLYTRMSEADKQTETGQLITAYLNLPEEVNVGDEMVDGDLYDLDGNVRHLTEFKGKYILLDFWSQGCGPCVQSLPEMEEITEMYKGRMEVISISQDPKDEWKKFIAEKQLKGNQWNELRKGSTKLGASYQVKGIPHYVMISPEGKVQHIWAGYGKGSLKAKMKELIK; encoded by the coding sequence ATGAAAGGACGTATTATGACTATCTGTTTCCTGCTGACAGGAGGACTGTTGGCTGGTTGTTCCTCTACCCCCAAAGTGCCCGAAGGTGAATTTCTTATGCAAGGAGAGCTGACGAATGTACCGGACAGTACGGTAATTCTACTATTGAAAGAAAACGGAAATCTACTCACAACCATCCAAAAAGATACAGTAATCAACGGAAAATTCTCTTTCCAAGATACTATCAGCGGTGTAACCCCTAAAAAATTATTCTTACTATCCAATGACAAAGGATTCCCCGGCATGTTGCTGAATGTATGGATACAATCCGGAAAATACATCCACATAACAGGAAACGACCGTCTCCTTCCTTTATGGAACGTCAGCAGTGACATACCCCAGCAAAAAGCATCCAATGATTTTATGGCTTTATGCTCCTCAGAAAGAAAACGCATTATGCAATGGACGGCTCAGGAATATGACCTGTTTCGGCTTGAAAAAGAACAAGGTCTTGACTGGAAAAAGATAGATTCCTTGCGTGCATTGCGCAATCCATTGGACAGCCTTGTCTACATGGCCGAACTGAACTACATGAAAAAAGCTCCGATTACGCCTGTATGGCTGGACAAATATCAACTCTTTTGCTCCTTTTTGCAATACAATCAGAAATTTGGCAATCAAGACTTAATCCGTTCGCTCTACACACGCATGTCCGAAGCCGACAAGCAGACCGAAACAGGACAGCTTATTACTGCTTATTTAAATCTGCCGGAAGAAGTGAACGTGGGTGATGAAATGGTAGATGGTGATTTATACGATTTGGATGGAAATGTCCGCCACTTGACCGAGTTCAAAGGCAAATATATTTTATTGGATTTCTGGAGTCAGGGATGCGGTCCATGTGTACAATCGCTTCCCGAAATGGAAGAGATCACCGAAATGTATAAAGGCAGGATGGAAGTGATAAGCATCAGTCAAGATCCCAAAGACGAATGGAAAAAGTTTATAGCCGAAAAACAATTGAAAGGTAACCAATGGAATGAACTCCGCAAAGGAAGCACCAAACTCGGAGCCAGCTATCAAGTAAAAGGCATCCCTCACTATGTAATGATTTCGCCTGAAGGAAAGGTGCAACATATATGGGCAGGCTACGGTAAAGGTTCGCTGAAAGCAAAAATGAAAGAACTGATAAAGTGA
- a CDS encoding DUF721 domain-containing protein, whose product MKRNDAEQIGKLIRNFLRQESLESPLNERRLISSWAEVLGPTIASYTRELYIKNQVLYVHLTSAALRQELMMGRDLLVRNLNRHVGAQVITNIIFR is encoded by the coding sequence ATGAAACGGAATGACGCTGAACAGATTGGTAAACTGATACGTAATTTTCTGAGGCAGGAAAGTTTGGAATCGCCATTGAATGAACGGCGGCTCATCAGTTCATGGGCGGAGGTGCTGGGACCTACCATTGCGTCTTATACACGCGAACTCTATATCAAGAACCAAGTATTGTACGTGCATCTTACTTCCGCAGCCCTTCGTCAGGAACTGATGATGGGCCGGGATTTGCTGGTGCGCAATCTGAACAGGCACGTAGGAGCGCAGGTGATAACCAATATTATATTCAGATAG
- the gap gene encoding type I glyceraldehyde-3-phosphate dehydrogenase, giving the protein MIKVGINGFGRIGRFVFRAAMKRNDIQIVGINDLCPVDYLAYMLKYDTMHGQFDGSIEADVENSKLIVNGQAIRITAERNPADLKWNEVGAEYVVESTGLFLSKDKAQAHIEAGAKYVVMSAPSKDDTPMFVCGVNEKTYVKGTQFVSNASCTTNCLAPIAKVLNDKWGITDGLMTTVHSTTATQKTVDGPSMKDWRGGRAASGNIIPSSTGAAKAVGKVIPALNGKLTGMSMRVPTLDVSVVDLTVNLAKPATYAEICAAMKEASEGELKGVLGYTEDAVVSSDFLGDTRTSIFDAKAGIALTDTFVKVVSWYDNEIGYSNKVLDLIAHMASVNC; this is encoded by the coding sequence ATGATTAAAGTAGGTATTAATGGATTCGGACGTATCGGACGTTTCGTATTCCGCGCTGCAATGAAGAGAAACGATATTCAAATCGTAGGTATCAACGACCTTTGCCCGGTAGATTACTTGGCTTACATGCTGAAGTATGACACAATGCATGGCCAATTCGACGGTTCTATCGAAGCAGATGTTGAAAACAGCAAGCTGATTGTTAACGGTCAGGCTATCCGTATCACAGCTGAAAGAAATCCGGCTGACCTGAAATGGAACGAAGTTGGTGCTGAATACGTAGTTGAATCTACAGGTTTGTTCTTGAGCAAAGACAAAGCTCAGGCTCACATCGAAGCAGGTGCAAAATATGTTGTAATGTCTGCTCCTTCTAAGGATGACACTCCGATGTTCGTTTGCGGTGTTAACGAAAAGACTTATGTTAAGGGTACTCAATTCGTATCTAACGCTTCTTGTACTACTAACTGCTTGGCTCCTATCGCTAAAGTATTGAACGACAAATGGGGTATCACTGACGGTTTGATGACTACTGTTCACTCTACAACTGCTACTCAGAAAACAGTTGACGGTCCTTCTATGAAAGACTGGAGAGGTGGTCGTGCTGCTTCTGGCAACATCATTCCTTCTTCTACCGGCGCTGCTAAAGCAGTAGGTAAAGTTATCCCGGCTTTGAACGGCAAACTGACCGGTATGTCTATGCGTGTTCCGACTTTGGACGTTTCTGTAGTTGACTTGACTGTTAACTTGGCTAAACCGGCTACTTATGCTGAAATCTGCGCTGCCATGAAAGAAGCTTCTGAAGGCGAATTGAAGGGTGTTCTGGGTTACACTGAAGATGCAGTTGTTTCTTCTGACTTCTTGGGTGACACTCGCACTTCTATCTTCGATGCTAAAGCTGGTATCGCTTTGACTGATACTTTCGTTAAAGTTGTATCTTGGTACGACAACGAAATCGGTTATTCTAACAAGGTTCTTGACCTAATCGCTCACATGGCATCTGTTAACTGCTAA
- a CDS encoding S41 family peptidase, giving the protein MGTKNSSRFTPLIIAISVVAGILIGTFYAKHFAGNRLGIINGSSNKLNALLRVVDDQYVDSVNMTDLVEKAMPQILAELDPHSTYIPAQKLEEVNSELEGSFSGIGIQFTIQEDTIHVNSVIQGGPSEKVGLMAGDRIVMVNDSLFAGKGLTNEKAMRNLKGPKGTQVKLGVKRATEKDLLDFTITRGDIPQNTIDAAYMLNDDFGYIQVSKFGRTSHVELLNAIAQLSHQKCKGFIIDLRGNTGGYMEAATRMVNEFLPEGKLIVYTKGRKYPRMEEYANGTGSCQKMPLVVLVDEGSASASEIFAGAIQDNDRGTIVGRRSFGKGLVQQPIDFSDGSAIRLTIARYYTPSGRCIQRPYESGKDSKYEMDWLTRYEHGEFFSKDSIKLDESLRYSTGLGRPVYGGGGIMPDVFVPQDTTGVSSYLIEVSNKGLIIQFSFQYTDRNRAKLAEFGNEQDLLKYLRRQGIVEQFIRFADSKGVKRRNLLIHRSYKLLERNLYGNIIYNTLGKEAYIRYINESDATVKKALEILERGEAFPKAPLQAGQEEDNNNNGKEKRTAQAYGFTEDPSQIYHYASVTIC; this is encoded by the coding sequence ATGGGCACAAAAAACTCTTCCCGCTTCACGCCGCTTATTATCGCAATCAGCGTAGTGGCGGGCATCCTTATCGGAACGTTTTATGCCAAACATTTCGCAGGAAACCGTTTGGGTATTATCAACGGCTCGTCCAACAAACTGAATGCTTTGTTACGGGTGGTGGACGATCAATATGTGGACAGCGTCAACATGACCGACCTCGTAGAAAAAGCAATGCCGCAGATACTGGCAGAACTTGACCCCCACTCCACCTATATCCCTGCACAGAAGTTGGAAGAAGTGAACTCCGAACTGGAAGGCAGTTTCAGCGGCATCGGTATCCAGTTTACCATACAGGAAGATACCATACACGTAAACAGCGTGATCCAGGGAGGCCCTTCCGAGAAAGTAGGACTCATGGCGGGCGACCGCATTGTCATGGTGAACGACAGCCTGTTTGCCGGCAAAGGACTGACCAACGAAAAAGCCATGCGTAACCTGAAAGGGCCAAAAGGCACACAAGTGAAGTTAGGAGTAAAGCGGGCGACTGAAAAAGACTTGCTGGACTTCACCATTACACGTGGAGATATTCCGCAAAACACGATTGATGCCGCTTATATGCTAAATGATGATTTCGGCTACATACAAGTCAGCAAGTTCGGGCGCACCTCCCACGTGGAACTACTGAATGCCATTGCCCAGCTAAGTCACCAGAAATGCAAAGGTTTCATTATCGACCTGCGCGGCAACACCGGAGGTTATATGGAAGCGGCTACACGCATGGTCAATGAGTTCCTGCCGGAAGGAAAGCTCATTGTATACACCAAGGGACGCAAATATCCGCGTATGGAAGAATATGCCAACGGTACGGGCAGTTGCCAGAAGATGCCGCTTGTGGTACTGGTGGATGAAGGTTCTGCCTCAGCCAGCGAAATCTTTGCAGGCGCCATTCAGGACAACGACCGGGGAACTATCGTAGGACGCCGTTCATTCGGCAAAGGATTGGTACAGCAACCCATCGACTTCAGCGACGGTTCCGCCATTCGCCTGACCATCGCCCGCTACTATACCCCTTCCGGACGATGCATCCAACGCCCCTACGAAAGCGGCAAAGACTCCAAGTACGAAATGGACTGGCTGACCCGCTACGAACATGGAGAGTTTTTCTCTAAAGACAGTATCAAACTCGACGAGAGCCTGCGTTACTCCACCGGACTGGGACGCCCCGTCTATGGCGGAGGAGGCATCATGCCCGATGTATTTGTGCCGCAAGACACAACCGGAGTATCTTCCTATCTGATAGAGGTGAGCAACAAGGGACTGATCATACAGTTCAGTTTCCAGTACACCGACCGTAATCGTGCCAAACTGGCCGAATTCGGCAATGAACAGGACTTACTGAAATACTTGCGACGTCAGGGCATCGTGGAACAATTCATACGTTTTGCCGACTCCAAAGGGGTAAAAAGGCGTAACCTCCTGATACATCGCTCCTACAAGCTGCTGGAACGAAACCTCTACGGCAATATCATCTACAATACCTTAGGCAAAGAGGCCTATATCCGATATATCAACGAGAGTGACGCTACCGTAAAGAAAGCATTGGAAATCTTGGAACGTGGCGAGGCTTTCCCAAAAGCCCCGCTACAAGCCGGTCAGGAAGAGGACAATAACAACAATGGAAAAGAAAAAAGAACTGCGCAAGCGTATGGCTTTACTGAAGACCCTTCACAAATCTACCATTACGCATCAGTCACAATCTGCTGA
- the mscL gene encoding large-conductance mechanosensitive channel protein MscL — protein MGKSSFLQEFKAFAMKGNVVDMAVGVIIGGAFGKIVSSVVADVIMPPLGLLIGGVNFTDLKWVMKPAEVVDGKEIAAVTLNYGNFLQATFDFLIIAFSIFMFIKLITKLTEKKKAEEPATPPAPPAPTKEEVLLTEIRDILKEK, from the coding sequence ATGGGAAAAAGTTCATTTTTACAGGAATTTAAGGCTTTTGCCATGAAAGGCAATGTGGTCGATATGGCTGTCGGTGTCATCATCGGAGGTGCGTTTGGCAAGATTGTATCCTCTGTTGTGGCTGATGTGATTATGCCTCCTTTGGGTTTGCTGATAGGGGGTGTGAATTTCACCGATTTAAAATGGGTGATGAAGCCTGCTGAAGTGGTGGACGGCAAGGAGATAGCCGCTGTAACGCTGAATTACGGTAATTTCTTGCAGGCCACTTTCGACTTTCTCATTATCGCTTTCTCTATTTTTATGTTTATTAAGCTGATAACCAAGCTGACCGAGAAGAAAAAGGCAGAAGAACCTGCCACACCGCCGGCACCACCTGCACCCACTAAGGAAGAAGTGTTGCTCACCGAGATTCGTGACATTTTGAAAGAAAAATAA
- a CDS encoding M3 family metallopeptidase, with product MTMIQASNPFFEKYSTPYGTVPFNLIKTEHYAPAIHEGIRRQNAEIDAIINNTATPTFENTIVPYEKSGELLQRVNTVFGNLLSAETSDELQELAREIMPLMSEHENNISLNEKLFARIKAVYELTDKNKLTPEQSKLLEDIYTGFVRNGANLQGDAKEKYRSLCKELSLLTLQFSENALKETNDYQLALTDKSQLSGLPESAVDAAAETAQEKGVKGWVFTLHAPSYSPFMTYADNRELRRKLYMAYNTKCTHDNACNNLEIVKKIANVRMEIAQLLGYDNFAEYNLKERMAQNSDAVYKLLNQLLEAYTPAAQKEYAEVQALARSEEGENFNLMPWDWSYYSQKLKDRKFNINDEMLRPYFELSKVKEGVFGLASRLYGITFKKNPDIPVYHKDVEAYEVFDKDGTYLAVLYTDFHPRAGKRSGAWMTSYKGQWIDEKSGENSRPHVSIVMNFTKPTQNKPALLTFDEVETFLHEFGHSLHEMFANSTYESLSGTNVYWDFVELPSQFMENFAIEKEFLHTFARHYQTGELIPDELVQRIVDSSNFNVAYACLRQVSFGLLDMAWYTRNTPFEGDAKAYEKKAWEKAQILPVVEETCMSTQFSHIFAGGYSAGYYSYKWAEVLDADAFSLFKQRGIFNPEVADSFRRNILSKGGTEHPMTLYKRFRGQEPTIDALLIRNGIKK from the coding sequence ATGACCATGATACAAGCCTCAAACCCTTTCTTTGAAAAGTATTCAACTCCGTACGGAACTGTTCCTTTCAATCTGATAAAGACTGAACATTATGCACCTGCCATACACGAAGGCATCCGCCGGCAAAATGCAGAGATAGATGCTATCATCAATAATACTGCCACTCCGACTTTTGAAAACACAATAGTGCCTTACGAAAAGTCCGGAGAACTATTGCAGCGTGTAAATACCGTATTCGGCAATCTGCTCAGCGCCGAAACCAGCGATGAATTGCAGGAACTTGCCCGGGAAATCATGCCGCTGATGAGCGAACATGAGAATAACATCAGCCTCAACGAAAAGCTATTTGCCCGCATCAAAGCCGTATATGAGCTGACAGACAAAAACAAACTTACTCCGGAACAATCCAAGTTACTGGAAGACATCTACACCGGTTTTGTCCGCAACGGAGCAAACCTGCAAGGAGATGCCAAAGAAAAGTACCGCAGCTTATGCAAAGAGCTAAGCCTGCTGACGCTGCAATTCAGTGAAAATGCCCTGAAAGAGACAAACGACTACCAACTGGCACTGACCGATAAGTCACAATTGTCCGGTCTGCCCGAAAGCGCCGTTGATGCCGCCGCAGAAACAGCGCAGGAAAAAGGAGTGAAAGGTTGGGTATTCACCCTGCATGCCCCAAGTTACAGCCCTTTCATGACGTATGCCGACAACCGCGAACTGCGCCGCAAACTCTACATGGCATATAATACAAAATGCACGCACGACAATGCCTGCAACAATTTGGAAATCGTAAAGAAAATTGCCAACGTCCGCATGGAAATTGCCCAATTGCTGGGCTACGACAACTTTGCCGAATACAACCTGAAAGAACGAATGGCACAAAACAGCGACGCCGTATACAAACTGCTGAACCAACTGCTGGAAGCATATACACCCGCCGCACAAAAAGAATATGCTGAAGTGCAGGCACTGGCACGTAGCGAAGAAGGAGAAAACTTCAACCTTATGCCATGGGACTGGAGTTACTATTCTCAAAAACTGAAAGACCGGAAATTCAACATTAATGATGAAATGCTTCGCCCCTACTTTGAGCTAAGCAAAGTAAAAGAAGGGGTATTCGGACTGGCAAGCAGGTTGTACGGCATCACATTCAAGAAGAATCCTGACATCCCCGTCTATCACAAGGATGTGGAAGCCTACGAAGTGTTTGATAAAGACGGCACATATCTTGCCGTACTCTATACGGACTTTCATCCCAGAGCCGGAAAACGCTCCGGTGCATGGATGACGAGCTACAAAGGGCAGTGGATAGATGAGAAAAGCGGCGAAAACAGCCGTCCGCACGTGTCTATCGTGATGAACTTCACCAAGCCCACACAGAACAAGCCCGCCCTACTGACTTTCGACGAAGTGGAAACTTTCCTGCACGAGTTCGGACACAGCCTGCACGAGATGTTTGCCAACTCCACTTACGAAAGTTTAAGCGGTACAAATGTTTATTGGGACTTTGTAGAACTGCCTTCCCAGTTCATGGAAAACTTTGCCATTGAAAAAGAGTTCCTACACACCTTTGCCCGCCATTACCAGACCGGCGAACTCATCCCTGACGAACTGGTGCAGCGCATTGTAGACTCATCGAACTTCAACGTAGCTTATGCCTGCCTGCGCCAAGTGAGCTTCGGATTGCTGGACATGGCATGGTACACACGCAACACCCCGTTTGAGGGGGATGCCAAAGCCTACGAAAAGAAGGCTTGGGAAAAAGCGCAAATACTCCCTGTTGTGGAAGAGACTTGTATGAGCACCCAGTTCTCGCATATCTTTGCAGGTGGATATTCTGCCGGATATTACAGCTATAAATGGGCGGAAGTACTGGATGCAGATGCTTTCTCGCTGTTCAAGCAACGCGGCATTTTCAACCCGGAAGTAGCCGATTCTTTCCGCCGGAATATCCTGTCGAAAGGAGGTACGGAACATCCCATGACGCTCTACAAACGTTTCCGCGGACAAGAACCGACCATAGATGCACTATTAATCAGAAACGGAATAAAGAAATGA
- a CDS encoding dCMP deaminase family protein has protein sequence MDETTKNKQEALDKRYIRMASIWAENSYCQRRQVGALIVKDKMIISDGYNGTPSGFENVCEDENNITKPYVLHAEANAITKIARSNNSSNGATMYVTASPCIECAKLIIQAGIKRVVYSEKYRLEDGINLLKRAGIEVVFVSVEN, from the coding sequence ATGGACGAAACTACGAAAAACAAACAAGAAGCGTTGGACAAACGTTATATACGCATGGCAAGTATCTGGGCGGAAAACTCTTACTGCCAACGGCGCCAGGTCGGTGCACTCATCGTAAAAGATAAAATGATTATCTCTGACGGATACAACGGCACGCCTTCCGGATTTGAAAATGTATGCGAGGACGAAAACAACATTACCAAACCGTACGTTCTCCACGCCGAAGCCAATGCCATTACCAAAATAGCACGCTCCAACAACAGCAGCAACGGCGCCACGATGTACGTTACGGCATCTCCCTGCATTGAATGTGCCAAACTCATCATCCAAGCAGGCATCAAACGTGTTGTATACTCTGAAAAATACCGCTTGGAAGACGGTATCAATCTATTGAAACGGGCAGGTATCGAAGTGGTATTCGTTTCAGTTGAGAATTGA